The genomic region CTGCGCAATGTCGACTTGCAGGATGTCGATTTGTCGCAGGCCAACACATCCTACTCAATCGGTGGCGGTACGCCGACGGCCCCGCTGGTTGATGATATTCGCGAACTTGTAAACGGCCACAGTACCTGGCTGGCCACCGGCGGCAAAACCGGCATGCCAATGATTGCTGCCGGTCGCGATTTGTCGGGCATGGACTTTTCGGGCATGGACCTGTCCGGGGCCGTCTTTGACAAATGCATCCTGCGCGGCACGCTTTTTGTCGATACCATTCTTGCCATGTGTTCGATGCGCGAAGCCGACATGCATAAAATCCGCATGAATGGTGCTGTGCTGGATGGTGTGCGCATGGCCGGTTCTGATTGTAGCGAGGGCGTGTTCCAGGGCGTTCACTTTGGCGGTGTCGATCAGCGCGACAAGAAGGGTGAAAAGACCGGCGTCGTCTGGAACGCGGATCTTTCGGATGTCAATTTCGAACAGGCCGATTTGCGCAACTCGGTATTTGATGAAGCCAAGATGAAGGGCGCCAATCTGACCAAGGCAAACGTTGCCGGCGTCGCCTTTGGCGCCACGGATCTGAGCGAAACCGAACTTGAAGGTGCCAATGTTGGTCTGATCCTCAATGGCTATATTCCCGGCAAGAGATAACCTCTGCCGATCACGGCCCGAAAACGCAAAACGCCGCCTTCAGTGAAGGCGGCGTTTTTTAGTGCGCAGGACTATGATCGCTTAGCTGCGGTAATCCGCATTAATCGAGATGTAGCCATGCGTCAGGTCACAGGTCCAAACCGTGGCTGCACCATCGCCAAAGCCAAGATCGGCATCAATGTCGATATACTGGCCCTTGATGTGGGCCTCGACCGGGCCTTCGTCATAATCGGCAACACGTTCACCGTTCTTGGCCAACGTAATGCCACCGATTGCAACGCTCAGCTTGTTGGGATCGGCGGTTACACCGCATTTGCCAACAGCCATGACGATACGGCCCCAGTTGGCGTCTTCACCCGCAATCGCGGTTTTGACAAGCGGGGAGTTGGCAATGGCCTTCGCGGCAGTTTTGGCCTCTTTTTCGTTCACGGCACCGGTGACTTTGACGGTGATGAATTTCGAAGCGCCCTCGCCATCGCGAACGATCTGATGGGCAAGATCACGCAGTACGTCTTCAAATGCCGCCTTGAACGCGGCAAGTTCCGGATCGTTGACGTCACTAATTGCGTCATTGCCCGCCTTGCCCGTGGCAGCCACCAGAAGCGTGTCCGAGGTTGACGTATCGCTATCAACCGTTATCGCGTTGAAGCTGCGATTGTTGCAATCGGCCAGAATGGCTTGCAGCACATTGTGCGGCAGGGCGGCATCGGTAAACACAAAGCTTAGCATGGTTGCCATGTTCGGCTCGATCATGCCCGATCCCTTGGCGATACCGGCAATGGTCACGGTCTTGCCATTGATGGTCGCGGTGGCTGACGCGCCCTTGGGGAAGGTATCGGTGGTCATGATGGCCTTGGCGGCATCAAGCCAGCCGGCCTCATTGGCCAGAAGATCACCCAGTGCATCGGTGATGCGGTTGGCCGTGGTCGGTTCGCCAATCACGCCGGTCGATGCGGTAAAGATTTCGGTTTTTGCACAGCCGAGTGCCTTGGACACGGCTTCGACCTTGTCAGCAACGAACTTTTCGCCAGCCTTGCCGGTAAAGGCGACGGAGTTACCCGCATTGACAAAAAAGGCACGTGCCGTACCACCCTTAAGTGCCTCACGTCCCCAGCGGACCGCCGCCGATGCGGTGGTCGACGTGGTGAAGACACCGGCGACCTGCGTGCCTGGCTCGAGTTCGGCCATCAGAACATCCGGGCGCCCCTTATAGCGAATGCCAAGGGTTGCGGTATGCAGTTTAACGCCAGCAATCGCCGGAAGGTCTGGGAATGCCGCAGGGGCAAGCGGTGAAATGGCAGTCGCAACCATCAGTGCAGTTTCCTTTATTGGATAAGTCGGTCCATCCTGCCGCAATGGCGACGAAAAGCAAGCGGCAGAATGAATTTACGCGATCAAATGATGTGTAAAAAACGGGGCGAAGCCAATGGCTGCACCCCGTTTTCGAATTCTCTAACGCCAGTCGCGATCAATCTATGCTGACCGCGACGTTTGCGGAATTATTCCGCCGGCTTTTCCTTGGCGGCTTCTTCTGCTGCCTTCGCGGCTTCGATTTCGACATAGTTGACGATTTCGGCATCAGAACGCAGGTCTTCGACAAGTGCGTTAAACGCATCGCGGCTGATTTCGGCCACCAGCTGTTGACGGACTTCGTCAAGCGACGGCTGGGTGCCTTCTTTTTTCTCTTCAACCTTGATCACGTGCCAGCCGAACTGGGTCTGAACCGGCTCGCTCGAATAGGTGCCCGGTTCCATGGCAAAGGCTGCCTCGGCGAACGGTGCGACCATGTCGGCACGGTTAAAGAAGCCAAGATCACCACCGTTCGGACCG from Thalassospira indica harbors:
- a CDS encoding pentapeptide repeat-containing protein, encoding MSSRSELIDSIKKHQLYLNQKPGGVRMQKRNCNLSRIKMSKISLKEAVLPGANFIQASARDVCFDFCDLFGANFVEADLENSTFERADLRGANMARSSLRNANLNGIDLRAGIMVVLEGARERTVKRETDMSNTDLEGAMMWGANMAGANMSGSRLAHTDMSDANMFAVNLEGADLTGCKMNGAKLRNANLKGAKLAGTELVGADLSGANLRNVDLQDVDLSQANTSYSIGGGTPTAPLVDDIRELVNGHSTWLATGGKTGMPMIAAGRDLSGMDFSGMDLSGAVFDKCILRGTLFVDTILAMCSMREADMHKIRMNGAVLDGVRMAGSDCSEGVFQGVHFGGVDQRDKKGEKTGVVWNADLSDVNFEQADLRNSVFDEAKMKGANLTKANVAGVAFGATDLSETELEGANVGLILNGYIPGKR
- the argJ gene encoding bifunctional glutamate N-acetyltransferase/amino-acid acetyltransferase ArgJ, giving the protein MVATAISPLAPAAFPDLPAIAGVKLHTATLGIRYKGRPDVLMAELEPGTQVAGVFTTSTTASAAVRWGREALKGGTARAFFVNAGNSVAFTGKAGEKFVADKVEAVSKALGCAKTEIFTASTGVIGEPTTANRITDALGDLLANEAGWLDAAKAIMTTDTFPKGASATATINGKTVTIAGIAKGSGMIEPNMATMLSFVFTDAALPHNVLQAILADCNNRSFNAITVDSDTSTSDTLLVAATGKAGNDAISDVNDPELAAFKAAFEDVLRDLAHQIVRDGEGASKFITVKVTGAVNEKEAKTAAKAIANSPLVKTAIAGEDANWGRIVMAVGKCGVTADPNKLSVAIGGITLAKNGERVADYDEGPVEAHIKGQYIDIDADLGFGDGAATVWTCDLTHGYISINADYRS